TTGGACTGGAAAAAGAAAGCAGTTTTTACAATTTGCAGGACAGTTTTTTTTGGATCAACTCCAAGTATCAACAACACTTTGAATACCTCACCCGCTATTTGAATATCAAATATTTTGGTGTGGAATTGGGCAAATATAATAAGCAGCAATTTATCCCAAACCACGAGTTTGCTATTAGCATTTTACCAAAAACCGGATTCGAGACCTTTGATTTGGATCTGAAACAGTCCCTTCAATTTCTGAGAAAAGATGACTTTGAAATAGAAGGTTTACCCGAAGGCTGGATTCTGGTCACCTATCACAAAACCCCTCTTGGATGGATAAAAAATCTGGGAAACAGAATCAATAATTATTACCCAAAGGAATGGAGGATTAGAATGCAGGATCATTCCAAATCCTTGTAAACAGACATATCAATCACCTCATTTTCAAGATAATGAGGATACATTTTCATATGCTGCTTTTTTACTTCTCTAATCAAGGCCTTTCTGAATTCTTCCAAATTGGTCCCGTCATGGGCCGCCATGAATACCGGGGCTATGCCGGTTTTTTTTGTGTAAGCTGTTGACAATTTCTCGAAATCAAGGTAATTGTTTTCCTCCACTTCAAGTTCTGTCATGTATTGCATTTCCTCTTCAGTAGGCATTTTGGGTACCAGATCGATTTTATTGAACACAAGCAACATGGGTTTATCTCCCGCACCCAATTCATTGAGTGTATTGTTGACTACAGCAATATGATCTTCAAAACCAGGATGTGAAATATCCACCACATGTACCAATAATTCAGCCTCTCTGATTTCATCCAAAGTAGATTTGAATGATTCTATCAAATGAGTCGGTAATTTTCTGATAAAGCCTACAGTATCAGACAGCAAAAAAGGTATGTTATCCAATACCACTTTTCTGACTGTGGAATCGACAGTAGCAAAGAGTTTATTTTCTGCAAGAATTTCAGATTTGGTCACCAAATTCATCAGCGTACTTTTCCCCACATTGGTATACCCCACAAGTGCTACCCTCACAATCCCCTTTCTACTCTTCCGCTGGGTTACTCCTTGCTTTTCAATTTCTTCAAGCTTGTTTTTCAACAAAGAGATCTTATTCCTGATATCTCTTTTATCTGTCTCTATTTCCTTTTCACCGGCACCTCCACGAGTACTGGTACCACCTCTCTGACGCTCCAAGTGGGTCCACATTCTTGTCAATCTTGGCAATAGGTACTGAAACCTGGCAAGCTCGACCTGTGTCTTGGCTTGAGCAGTCTGGGCACGGTTCAGGAATATATCGAGGATCAATAAGGAACGGTCATAAACTTTGACTTTCAGTTCATTTTCCAGATTTCTCATTTGTGAAGGAGAAAGATCATCATCAAAAATCACCATGTCCACAGCAAAATGTTCCACATAGGATTGTATTTCTTCCAGCTTTCCGCTACCCACAAAAGTTCGTACATCCGGTTTCTCCAATCTTTGGGTAAACTTATGTACTGTCTTGGCTCCAAGGGTTTCGGTAAGAAATGAAAGTTCGTCGAAATATTCAGATACCTGGAAGTCGGTCTGACCTTGTCGGATCAAGGCTACCAAGACTGCCGTTTCCTGAACAGGGGCCGTATCATATAATTTTTGAAGCTTTCTGGAATATTTACTCATGGATATTTGTTTGTATTTGAAGAATGGCAGATGTGAATAATTAGTTCCATCACTGATTCTCTGACCCAAATTTACCAAGCTACTGGCAATAAGCCTTATATTTGGGCAATTATTCCAAAATATTGATAATATGCGGATTGAAATTTCAAATTTGCTTTAAATCTACCCAACAAAAGGAATCAACTTTGGAAATGTCCGTAAGGAAAGCTTTAATAAAAAACCTGCACCTAGCACCGAAAAAACCATATGAAGATTTTGACCACACCTATTGAAGGTCTTCTTGAAATTTACCCCAAAGTCTTTGAAGATAGCCGGGGATATTTTTTTGAATCTTATAAACAAAACGTATTGCTTGAATATGGTATCGCGGAAAATTGGGTTCAGGAAAACCAATCTTATTCAAAAACAGGAACTGTTCGTGGTTTGCATTTCCAAAAACCACCTTTTGCTCAGGCCAAATTGGTCCGGGTACTTAAAGGCAAGGTTCTTGATGTAGTAGTTGATCTTCGCAAGGGTTCTGTAACCTATGGAGAAGTTTACAAAAAAGTACTGGATGATGTCCAACACAACATGCTTTATATCCCGAGTGGATTCGCTCATGGATTTTCGGTACTGGAGGATGCGGTTTTTTCCTATAAGTGCTCAAATTATTACAACAAGTCCAGTGAAGGCGGCGTTATTTGGAATGATCCAACATTGGCGATAGACTGGGAGGTGGCGAATCCGATTCTTTCTGAAAAAGATCAGGAATTGCCCACATTTGACACATTTACCCAAATGACTAAAGGAGGAATTTAATGGGAGTTTTAGATATTTTCAATTTCATAAAAAAAGAAAAACCAATTCGCGATCTTGATCTGAGCTGGATGCAAGTAGATATGCATTCTCATCTTATTCCGGGAATAGATGACGGTTCAAAATCATTGGAAGAATCCTTGGAGCTTATCAGTAGACTCAAAAATTTTGGTCTACGAAAGCTGATCACTACTCCGCATGTGATGTCTGAATATTATAAAAACTCTCCGGGAACCATTTTACCTGGGTTGGAGAAACTTCGGGAGGCCCTCAAAGAAGAAAATATAGACATTGAGATTGAGGCAGCAGCGGAGTATTTCATTGATGAAATGCTAATGGAAAAAATCCATAATAAAGAAAAAATACTGACTATCGCAGATAATCTGGTATTGGTCGAAACGGGATTTATGGCAAAACCACTGATGCTGAAGGAAATATTTTTTGATATGGAAATGAACGGATATAAACCCGTATTGGCACATCCCGAAAGGTACCAATACCTCATACAGGATAAAGAATTATTGCATGATTTGCTGGACAGGGATATTTATTTCCAAATCAATCTATTATCTCTTACAGGATTCTATTCCAAACCAATTAAGAATTTTGCAGAGACATTGATAGACGAGGGACGGATCAGATTCTTCGGAACGGACTGCCACAACCATAGGTATCTGGATATGCTCGAGACACTGCCCAAATCCAAATATTTTGATAAAATTCAGGAAATGGTAATTTTAAACAGCTCTCTATGAAGATTTTGATAACCGGTGCAACAGGACTTTTTGGTAGCTATCTGGCAAAAAAATTTGGCGCAATCGGAGAAATTTATGGTTTAAGGCGGGAAAACAGTTCCCAAAAACTACTTCAGGACAGTCCTTATAAAATCAATTGGATTGAAGGCGATATACTTGAACCGATTTCATTGGGAGCAGCCCTTGAGCAAATGGATTTGGTAATCCATGCTGCAGGAATGGTTTCTTTCGATCCCAAAGATGAAAAAAAACTGATGGAGGTCAATGTCACCGGGACGACCAATCTGGTAAATGCAATGTTGGAAAAAGGAGTACATCGGCTGATTCATGTCAGTTCAGTTTCCGCCTTGGGGAGAAGTGCTGATACATTGTCCTATGATGAAAATTCGAAATGGACAGCATCAAGATTCAATACTCCTTATGCCATTTCCAAATACCGGGCTGAACTCGAAGTTTGGAGAGGCGTACAGGAAGGACTTCAGGCATTGATCATCATGCCTTCAGTGATTCTTGGAAAAATTTCAGATGAAAGAAGCAGTACCCAGATATATCATTATGTATTGGAAGAAAACAAATACTACCCCCAAGGCACCGTCAACTTTATAGATATCAGGGACGCAGTAGAAATCACCTTCCAATTATATCAAAAAGGGCAGTGGGGTCAGCGTTATATTCTCAACCATAAGACACTATATTACAAGGATTTTTTTGAAAAAATGGCCAAAGCTTTTGGAAAAAAACCACCCACAAAAAAACTTCAATGGTATCAGCTTAAGATGGCTTTGATTGTAGTAGGAATTGCAAAAATGCTAAAACTGTCCAAAAATCCATTAAACAAACAAACTGCCATGATTTCACAGTTGGAATTGTATCTTCAAAATGAAAAAGTCCAGAAAATTTTGGACTACAAGTACATCCCTCTTGAAGAGACTTTCCAATGGGCCTTGTCGAACGAAAGCCAATAATCCTGCGTTAGCAGATTTATTATGAATTCAAGGGAATACCTAATTCCCAAAAAAGAATCAAGTAAGAAAAAATAATCTGAGTAAGATTTTGGTACTCCCAATAATTTGGTATCTTAAGTAAGAAATTAAAAGAAAGCTGATGACTGGAGATTTTGAAAACGAATGGGAAGAAGATAAAGAGTTAGTAGAAAGATTTGAAAACTCACTGAAATCCAATCTGGATTTATATTTTGAAGAGGAAGAATTAGAAAACATCATCCGGTTTTATTTTGACCAACAAAAATTCCTGAAAGCACTTAAAGCATCGGAACATGCCTTGGAAAAATTTCCTTTCAGCATTGAAATAAGACTTTTCAAAGCACAATGTCTGATTTTCAGTGATGAATTGGAGGAAGGTCTTGAAATTCTGGAAAACCTCAACAATCTCTCCCCCAATAACGAAGACATACTTCTGGCCCTCAGCCAGGGTTTGATGATCAATGGCAATATCAAAGAAGCCATCAGTTTGTTGGAAGATTTTTTGCCTTTGGCAGAGGATAAGGCCGAAGTATATTATACTCTCGGTAACCTCCACAAGGCCGATGAGAACAATGAAAAAGCAATTCATTATTACAAAGAATGTGTTAAAATCCACATCAATCATGAAGACGCTTTGTTTCAATTGGCAATGATCACTGAGGAAGAGGGTTCTTTTGATGAAATACTTCAGTTTTATCAGGAATTTATCGATCAGGATCCCTACAGTGCTGGAGCTTGGTATAACCTAGGCGTAGTTTTCAATCGTTTGGGAAGATTCGAAGAAGCTATTCAGGCATATGATTATGCCCTGATTATTGACGATTCTTTTTCCTCCGCTTATTTCAATTTGGGCAATGCCTATATGAATACCGAGCAGTTTGATCTTGCCCTCGAGGCATATCAGAACACCATAAACTGTGAAGGTGCCAATGCAGAAAATTGCTGTTATCTGGCTGCATCTTATGAAAAACTTGGTCAGATTGATATGGCCTTCAAATATTTTAAGAAATCCGCCAAATTGGACCCTGAATATGATGATGCCTGGTTTGGTTTGGGAATGTGCATGCTGAAAAAAGAAAAATATTTTGAAGCCATTCATTATTTCAGAAAAGCCATCAAACTTACCACCGAAAATCCAAATTATTGGGTAGGCTTGGCAGATGCAGAATATAACCTTGGTAATCTTCAGGCAAGTTCAGAAGCTTATGAAGAAGCTATCAGCCTCGAACCCGGAATCATTGAGACATATGTGAATCTTTCCATTATTTACTTTGATCAGAATAGATTTGAGGAAGCAATAGACGTGGTCAAAGAGGGAATTGAAGAACTTCCTGACCAAGCAGAGCTTTATTATAGAATGGTGGTTTATCAGATAAAAACCGGGAAATACAAGGAAGCCTTTTCATATTTGGAAAATGCATTAACTTTGGACTTTGGAAGACATGTTATGTTATATGAACTTATGCCTGAAATCAAGCACCAAAAGGCCATTTTCAAAATCATCTCCCAATATAAAGATGGCGCTAAGTCATCTGAATCATAAAATCAAATTACCTGAAAATCTACCGGAATGAATTACATTCTTAAGAACTTACCTGTACGTTCACAAAAACCACGTACTACTGGATTTACTATGGTCATGGATAAAGGGCTGAGTATCAAAGAAGTTGAAAACTTTGTCGATGCAAACAGTGATTTTGTGGACATTGTGAAGTTTGGCTGGGCCACATCTTATCTGACCAAAAATCTTGCCCAAAAAATACAGGTTTACAAAGACGCAGGGATACCTGTTTATTTTGGAGGTACTTTGTTCGAAGCATTTATCATCAGAGGTCAGTTTGACGATTACAGGAGAGTTCTTGAAAAATATGACCTTTCCTTTGTCGAAGTTTCGGACGGTTCTATCAGCCTGAATCATGATAAAAAATGTGAGTATATCGAAATCCTTGCCAAGGATGTCACTGTACTTTCGGAAGTAGGTTCCAAAGATGCTGCAAAAATCATCCCTCCTTATAAGTGGATAGAGCAAATGCAGGCTGAACTCCAGGCAGGTTCCTGGAAAGTAATCGGTGAAGCCAGGGAAGGAGGAACCGTCGGCCTGTTCAGAGACTCCGGAGAAGTCAGACAGGGATTGGTGGAAGAGATTCTCACCAAGATTCCAGAAGAAAAAATCATTTGGGAAGCCCCTCAAAAAGAACAACAGGTCTGGTTTGTCAAACTTTTGGGTGCCAATGTAAACTTAGGGAATATCGCTCCAAATGAACTCATCCCCTTGGAAACCATCAGATTGGGTTTAAGGGGAGATACTTTTGATCATTTCCTTGGGGACCACCAACTTTAATACCTTGATTGCGCTCCTTTTGCTGTAGTACTTCACCATTCTATCTCAACCCATGAACCATTTTAAAGATTTTATCATGATCTTCCTGAAAGGCATGTCTATGGGGGCAGCTGATATAGTCCCCGGCGTTTCCGGAGGATCTATTGCCTTGATCACTGGGATTTATGAAAAGCTTTTGGACAGTATCAAATCAATTGACAGAGAAGCATTAGGCTATTTGTTCAGGCTTGAGTTTAAATTACTTTGGGCCCATGTTAATGGTAATTTTTTACTTACGCTTTTGGTTGGAATTCTTACGAGCATTTTTACTCTTTCAACATTAATTACTTATCTCATGGAATTTCATCCCATTCCATTGTGGTCATTTTTCAGTGGATTAATCATTATTTCAGCAATCATTATCCTAAGGGATATTAAGAATTGGACTATTGGGGTGGTATTGGCCATTGTCATTGGAACAATAAGTGCTTTTTATATCACTGGCTTGCCACCTATAGGTTCTCCGGATGCATTGTGGTTTACATTTGTGGCCGGTGCAATTGCTATTTGTGCCATGATTTTACCAGGTATTTCAGGCAGTTTTTTGTTATTGATACTGGGTCAATATGAACGGATTCTGGCAGCTGTTTCCGATAAAAATATTCCGGTTTTAGGCTTGTTTGCGCTTGGCTGTATTGTTGGATTATTATCCTTCAGCCGATTGATTTCCTGGCTATTGAAAAAACACCATGCGCTCACCATTGGATTATTGTCCGGGTTTATGCTTGGATCTATCAATAAACTATGGCCCTGGAAAGAAGTGATCTCCTATCGCATGTCCTCTAAGGGAGTGCAAAAACCTTTTGTCACTGAAAACATTCTTCCCCAAAATTATCTTGAGGTAACAGGTCAGGAATCTTTATTTCTATTTGCCTTGCTTGCATTTTCATTTGGTGTAATTTTGGTACTCGGTATCGAAAGAACCGCTTACTACATCAACAGGAAATGAGAAAATTTGGATTGATAGGTTATCCTTTGGGCCATTCTTTTTCGAAGAAGTATTTTACTGCAAAATTCGAAACCGAGGGGATAAAGAACTGTCAATATGATCTCTATGAAATTGAGGATATCTCCCTTTTACCCGCAATCATCCGGCAAAATCCCGAACTTGAAGGTCTGAATGTGACCATCCCTTACAAGGAAAAAGTAA
This window of the Aquiflexum balticum DSM 16537 genome carries:
- a CDS encoding DUF368 domain-containing protein, encoding MNHFKDFIMIFLKGMSMGAADIVPGVSGGSIALITGIYEKLLDSIKSIDREALGYLFRLEFKLLWAHVNGNFLLTLLVGILTSIFTLSTLITYLMEFHPIPLWSFFSGLIIISAIIILRDIKNWTIGVVLAIVIGTISAFYITGLPPIGSPDALWFTFVAGAIAICAMILPGISGSFLLLILGQYERILAAVSDKNIPVLGLFALGCIVGLLSFSRLISWLLKKHHALTIGLLSGFMLGSINKLWPWKEVISYRMSSKGVQKPFVTENILPQNYLEVTGQESLFLFALLAFSFGVILVLGIERTAYYINRK
- a CDS encoding tyrosine-protein phosphatase, with translation MGVLDIFNFIKKEKPIRDLDLSWMQVDMHSHLIPGIDDGSKSLEESLELISRLKNFGLRKLITTPHVMSEYYKNSPGTILPGLEKLREALKEENIDIEIEAAAEYFIDEMLMEKIHNKEKILTIADNLVLVETGFMAKPLMLKEIFFDMEMNGYKPVLAHPERYQYLIQDKELLHDLLDRDIYFQINLLSLTGFYSKPIKNFAETLIDEGRIRFFGTDCHNHRYLDMLETLPKSKYFDKIQEMVILNSSL
- the rfbC gene encoding dTDP-4-dehydrorhamnose 3,5-epimerase, giving the protein MKILTTPIEGLLEIYPKVFEDSRGYFFESYKQNVLLEYGIAENWVQENQSYSKTGTVRGLHFQKPPFAQAKLVRVLKGKVLDVVVDLRKGSVTYGEVYKKVLDDVQHNMLYIPSGFAHGFSVLEDAVFSYKCSNYYNKSSEGGVIWNDPTLAIDWEVANPILSEKDQELPTFDTFTQMTKGGI
- a CDS encoding NAD-dependent epimerase/dehydratase family protein — translated: MKILITGATGLFGSYLAKKFGAIGEIYGLRRENSSQKLLQDSPYKINWIEGDILEPISLGAALEQMDLVIHAAGMVSFDPKDEKKLMEVNVTGTTNLVNAMLEKGVHRLIHVSSVSALGRSADTLSYDENSKWTASRFNTPYAISKYRAELEVWRGVQEGLQALIIMPSVILGKISDERSSTQIYHYVLEENKYYPQGTVNFIDIRDAVEITFQLYQKGQWGQRYILNHKTLYYKDFFEKMAKAFGKKPPTKKLQWYQLKMALIVVGIAKMLKLSKNPLNKQTAMISQLELYLQNEKVQKILDYKYIPLEETFQWALSNESQ
- the hflX gene encoding GTPase HflX; the protein is MSKYSRKLQKLYDTAPVQETAVLVALIRQGQTDFQVSEYFDELSFLTETLGAKTVHKFTQRLEKPDVRTFVGSGKLEEIQSYVEHFAVDMVIFDDDLSPSQMRNLENELKVKVYDRSLLILDIFLNRAQTAQAKTQVELARFQYLLPRLTRMWTHLERQRGGTSTRGGAGEKEIETDKRDIRNKISLLKNKLEEIEKQGVTQRKSRKGIVRVALVGYTNVGKSTLMNLVTKSEILAENKLFATVDSTVRKVVLDNIPFLLSDTVGFIRKLPTHLIESFKSTLDEIREAELLVHVVDISHPGFEDHIAVVNNTLNELGAGDKPMLLVFNKIDLVPKMPTEEEMQYMTELEVEENNYLDFEKLSTAYTKKTGIAPVFMAAHDGTNLEEFRKALIREVKKQHMKMYPHYLENEVIDMSVYKDLE
- a CDS encoding tetratricopeptide repeat protein → MTGDFENEWEEDKELVERFENSLKSNLDLYFEEEELENIIRFYFDQQKFLKALKASEHALEKFPFSIEIRLFKAQCLIFSDELEEGLEILENLNNLSPNNEDILLALSQGLMINGNIKEAISLLEDFLPLAEDKAEVYYTLGNLHKADENNEKAIHYYKECVKIHINHEDALFQLAMITEEEGSFDEILQFYQEFIDQDPYSAGAWYNLGVVFNRLGRFEEAIQAYDYALIIDDSFSSAYFNLGNAYMNTEQFDLALEAYQNTINCEGANAENCCYLAASYEKLGQIDMAFKYFKKSAKLDPEYDDAWFGLGMCMLKKEKYFEAIHYFRKAIKLTTENPNYWVGLADAEYNLGNLQASSEAYEEAISLEPGIIETYVNLSIIYFDQNRFEEAIDVVKEGIEELPDQAELYYRMVVYQIKTGKYKEAFSYLENALTLDFGRHVMLYELMPEIKHQKAIFKIISQYKDGAKSSES
- a CDS encoding phosphosulfolactate synthase yields the protein MNYILKNLPVRSQKPRTTGFTMVMDKGLSIKEVENFVDANSDFVDIVKFGWATSYLTKNLAQKIQVYKDAGIPVYFGGTLFEAFIIRGQFDDYRRVLEKYDLSFVEVSDGSISLNHDKKCEYIEILAKDVTVLSEVGSKDAAKIIPPYKWIEQMQAELQAGSWKVIGEAREGGTVGLFRDSGEVRQGLVEEILTKIPEEKIIWEAPQKEQQVWFVKLLGANVNLGNIAPNELIPLETIRLGLRGDTFDHFLGDHQL